The segment CTGTACTCCACCAGATCCATCTTGTTGATCGCCACGACCAGATGTTTGATCCCCAGCAGCGTCGAGATAAAGCTGTGACGGCGGGTCTGATCCAGCACGCCTTTGCGCGCGTCGATCAGCAGGATCGCCAGGTCACAGGTTGAAGCGCCGGTCGCCATGTTACGGGTGTACTGCTCGTGGCCCGGCGTGTCGGCGATGATAAATTTACGCTTTTCGGTTGAGAAGTAGCGGTAGGCCACATCGATGGTAATGCCCTGCTCACGCTCCGCCTGCAGGCCATCCACCAGCAGTGCCAGATCCAGCTTCTCACCCTGGGTGCCGTGACGCTTGCTGTCGTTGTGCAGCGAGGAGAGCTGATCTTCATAGATCTGACGGGTGTCATGCAGCAGACGACCGATCAGGGTACTTTTTCCATCGTCCACGCTGCCGCAGGTCAGAAAACGCAGCAGGCTTTTGTGTTGCTGCGCGGTCAGCCAGGCTTCAACGCCGCCCTGGTCGGCAATCTGTTGTGCAATTACGGTATTCATCTGGCGTCTCCTTAGAAATAACCCTGACGTTTTTTCAGTTCCATCGAACCGGACTGATCGCGATCGATCACGCGGCCCTGACGCTCGCTGGTGGTGGAAACCAGCATCTCTTCGATGATCTCCGGCAGCGTCTGCGCCTCCGACTCTACGGCGCCGGTCAGCGGCCAGCAGCCCAGCGTACGAAAACGCACCATCCGTTCGGTGATCTCCTCGCCCGGCTGCAGGTTGATGCGATCGTCATCGATCATCATCAGCATGCCATCACGCTCCAGCACCGGACGCGGTGCGGCGAGATAGAGCGGCACGATCTCGATGTTTTCCAGGAAGATGTACTGCCAGATATCCAGTTCGGTCCAGTTCGACAGCGGGAAGACGCGAATGCTTTCGCCTTTGTTGATCTGACCGTTGTAGTTGTGCCACAGCTCAGGACGCTGGTTTTTCGGGTCCCAGCGGTGGAAACGGTCGCGGAAGGAGTAGATACGCTCTTTCGCGCGAGACTTCTCTTCGTCACGACGTGCGCCGCCAAAGGCCGCATCAAAACCATATTTGTTCAGCGCCTGCTTCAGCCCTTCGGTCTTCATGATGTCCGTGTGTTTGGCACTGCCGTGGACAAAGGGGTTGATCCCCATCGCCACGCCTTCCGGGTTGCGGTGAACCAGCAGCTCTGCGCCCATCGCCTTCACGGTGCGGTCACGGAATTCGTACATTTCACGGAATTTCCAGCCGGTATCCACATGCAGCAGCGGGAATGGCAGCGTGCCGGGGTAGAAGGCTTTGCGCGCCAGATGCAGCATGACGGACGAATCTTTACCGATGGAATACATCATCACCGGATTGCTGAACTCCGCCGCCACTTCGCGAATGATATGGATACTCTCCGCCTCCAGCTGACGCAGATGAGTGAGTCGTTTTTGGTCCATGATTTTCCCTCAAGCCAGATTGACAACGGCGGACTCGCGAGTCCCCTGCTGTGCCGAATGTTTAAACCAGGCGAGTTGCCCGTGCAGATTGACCACCTCTCCAATCACCAGCAGCGCCGGAGTGGGTGCTGAGGCGGCCAGCGCCTCAAGTTGTTCTAAGGTGCCGGTCAGCACCTGCTGATCCTGGCGGGTACCGCGGCTGATGACCGCTACCGGCGTGGATGGCGCACGACCGTGCGTGATTAACGCTTCGCTGATCGCGGCCGCCTTCACGGTACCCATATAGATCGCCAGCGTCTGACGCGCACGCGCCAGCGATGGCCAGTCGATGTCATGCCCGTCCGGGCGGCAGTGACCGGTGATAAACATTACGCTCTGCGCGTAGTCGCGATGCGTCAGCGGAATACCGGCATAGGCCGTTGCGCCTGCGGCGGCCGTAACGCCCGGCACCACCTGGAAGGGAACACCCGCCTGCTGTGCCGCCTGCAGCTCTTCGCCACCGCGGCCAAAGATAAAGGGATCTCCCCCCTTGAGCCGCACGACCCGCTTACCCTTAAGCGCCAGGGAAACCAGCAGCTGGTTGATCTCGTCCTGCGGCAGCGTATGGGCGCTGGCGCGTTTGCCGACGCAGATGCGGTCGGCATCGCGGCGCACCAGATCCAGCACCTCTTCACTGACCAGATGGTCATACAGCACCACGTCGGCCAGCTGCATCACCTGCAGCCCGCGCAGCGTCAGCAGGCCGCTGTCGCCCGGGCCCGCGCCCACCAGGAAGATCTCGCCCTGACGGGTGGGTTCGGCCTGAAGTTCACGATCCAGCGTCTGTTTCGCCTCTTCCACATTGCCGGCGGACATCTGGCTGGCAAACTGCCCCTCAAAGGCGCGTTCCCAGAAGCGGCGACGGTCAGACATGCGGCTGAAGCGCTGTTTGACCTTATCGCGCCAGAGTCCGGCCACCTCCGCCATCTGTCCCAGACTGGCGGGCAGCAGCGTTTCGATTTTTTCGCGCAGCATACGGGCCAGCACCGGTGCGGTGCCGCTGGAGGAGATCGCCACCACCAGTGGTGAGCGGTCAACAATCGAAGGGAAGATAAAGGTGCATTTCGGCTGGTCATCGACCACGTTGACCAGCTTATGCCGCGCATTAGCGGCTTCGAAAACCCGGGTATTGAGTGCGTTATCGTCGGTGGCGGCAATCACCAGAAAGACGTTATCCAGCTGGGCCGGATCAAATTCTGTCGCCACCCACTCCAGCGCCTGCTCATCCAGCAGTGCCTGCAGTTCAGGGCAGAGCTCACGGGACGCGATCTGAATATGCGCGCGCGCGCGGCGCAGCAGTTCAATTTTACGCGCCGCAATATCTCCACCGCCGACAACCAGAACCGGGCGGCCAGAGAGATCGGCAAAAAGAGGCAGATAGTTCACGTTAACCCTGATGTTTTAACTTTGTATTAACGGGACTATACGTCGCGGGGTTCAGGCAGATGAAATTACGAATTGGAATGAGTAGTTACCGAATGGAATAAAGCCCCCGCAAAGCACAGAACAAATTGATCTTAAGAGATGAAATTTAATGGCTTTTTCGTGAAACAGTTCACAGATTCAGGCGCCCCGGCGCCTGGCCAAAAGCAGATAAGTGCCAGCAGTAATAGCACGCCGTGCTGAGCGGCGGCCTCAGCGCCCGAATCCACTCACCAGATAGCGGAACAAAAGGAGTATAATGCGTCCGGCGTGACGGGCCGTGACCCGCACACAGCACGGCTCCCGGATAACGAAAAAAAAGGATGCACTATGTTTTGTTCCCTCCGCTTGAGGGTAGCGACAGTTTTGTTTGGCGCACTCATTTCTCCGCTGGCGCTGGCGCTGCCAGCCGGTCAGTTTGCCGAGCAGCAGGTCCGGCACATCGCCACCCTCTTCCCCGGCCGGATGAGCGGCAGCCCGGCGGAGCTGATGGCAGCGGACTATCTGCAGCAGCAATTCTCCGCACTGGGTTATCAGACTAATACCCGGCAGTTCAACACCGGCTACAGGTGGCAGGAGGATGACGGCACGCAGCGCTGGCATAAGCTCACGGCCACCTCGGTCATTGCCGCACGCGCAGGCAGCGTGCCGCAGGAAATCCTGATCGTGGCGCATCTCGATACCTGGACGCCGCAAAACAGCAGTCAGGCCCGCCGTAACCTGGGCGGCTTACGCCTGCAGGGTGTCGACGATAACGCCTCGGGCCTGGGGGTGATGCTGGAGCTGGCCCAGCAGCTGAGCCATAAACCGCTGCACTACGGCATACGCTTTGTGGCGCTGAGCGCCGGGGAGTCGGACCTGCACGGTATGGACGATTATGTTGCGCGGATGAGCGCGCGTGAAAAGAAAAACACGCTGCTGGTGATCGATCTGAACAGCCTGATCACCGGCGATCATCTCTATTTCAACAGCGGCATGAACACGCCACGCGTCGTGCGCAAGCAGACCAGCGAACGCGCGCTGGTGCTGGCGCGTCAGCAGGGTATCCCGGCGGCCAGCTATCAGATCAGCCACAACGATTTTAAAGGCCCGAATGCCTTTGACCGGGCGGGCTTCCCGTTGATGGATGTGACCGCCAGCAACCGGGCGCTGGGTAACAAAGATGGCGGTATACAGCGTCATCGCAGCCGTCACTTTCCGGATGGCGTCACCCGTCATCAGACCGATCTGGATAACCTGAGCTATCTTGACCGCTGGCTGCCGGGCCAGATAGCGTTGCGAACCCGCGACAGCGTGCGCGTGCTGCTGCCGCTGATCAGCGAACTGGCCAACCCCAAAGTGTAAGGATCTGACATGTACGTGGTCTTTCTGAACTATGTTCGTCCGGTTGAGGAGGTGGAAGCCCTGCTGGCCCCCCATATTGACTGGCTTGACCGCTATTTTGCGGCAGAGGTGTTTATCGCGGCAGGCCGCAAAGATCCGCGCACCGGCGGTATGCTGCTGGTCAGGGATATCGAACGGGAGCGGCTGGATGCGATTCTGGCGGAAGATCCGTTTGTCGCCGTGGCGCAGTATGAGGTGACGAAGGTTAATGTGACCCGGTCAGCGGACGCCTTTGCCGCACTAAGCGGAATTTAGCGGCGAACGGCCATGCGTCGGGCGCAGGGCCGTTCAGGGCTTCTCTCCCGTAGCGGGAGAGAAGCGCAGCATCACCCTTCGTGCAGGCCGCACTCGCGTTTCAGCCCGAAGAAGCGCGTCTCCTCCTCTGCCATACCCGGTTCCCACTTGCGGGTGGTATGGGTATCGCCCACGGAGAGATAGCCCTCATCCCACAGCGGATGGTACTTCAGCTTGTGCTGCTCCAGATACTGATGAATCTGACGGTTGTCCCAGTCGATGATCGGCAGCAGCTTAAAGACGCCACGCTGCACGCCCAGCACCGGCAGATTGGCCCGGCTGCCGGACTGATCGCGGCGTAAGCCGGCAAACCAGGTCTGCGCACCCAGCGTCTCCAGCGCGCGGTTCATCGGCTCAACCTTGTTGATCTCGTTATATTTCTCAATCCCCTCTACGCCCTGCTCCCACAGTTTGCCGTAGCGCGCTTCCTGCCAGGCCGGTGAGGTGTCGGCGCGGAAAACTTTGAGGTTGAGATTGAGCTGGTCGGCCAGCTCATCAATAAAACGATAGGTCTCCGGGAAGAGATAGCCAGTGTCCGTCAGGATCACCGGGATATTGGGCTGCTGACGCGTCACCAGATGCAGCGACACCGCGGCCTGAATCCCGAAGCTGGACGAGAGCACATAGGCACCCGGCAGATTCTCCAGCGCCCAGCTGACCCGCTCTTCCGCTGAGGCTTTCTCCAGCTGCGCATTGGTCGCGGCCAGCGCCATTGCGCGCTGGACCTTAGACATCGCATTCAGTGCGGCGAGGTCGGGCTGACTCATTTTGCTTCCTCCCAGAAATCGCGTGCCGGGTCCAGCACCGGCGCAACAATGCCTGCGCGGATGGTGAAGTCACCAAAGCCTTCCGCGGCCTGGCGTTCGGTGGCCCAGCGTCCCACCAGCTCATCAATGGTGGCGAGAATTTCGCTTTCGTTAATGTTTTCCCGATACATACGGGGGATGCGCGTCCCGATGCGGTTACCGCCCAGGTGCAGGTTGTAACGCCCCGGCGCTTTACCCACCAGGCCCAGCTCTGCCAGCATGGCACGGCCACAGCCGTTAGGACAACCGGTGACGCGTAACACAATGTGCTCATCACCCACACCATGCGCATGCATAATCTCTTCGACTTTGGTCACGAACGCAGGCAGGAAGCGCTCAGCTTCCGCCATCGCCAGCGGACAGGTCGGGAAGGCCACACAGGCCATGGAGTTTTCACGCTGCGGCGTCACCTGCTCCATCAGACCATGTTCACGGGCAATCGCTTCAATCGTCGCTTTTTCACTTTCCGGCACGCCTGCCACAATCAGGTTCTGGTTGGCGGTCAGGCGGAAATCGCCCTGATGGATTTTCGCAATTTCCGCAATCCCGCTTTTCAGCGGACGGCCCGGATAGTCGAGCAGGCGGCCGTTTTCGATAAACAGCGTCAGGTGCCATTTATTGTCGATGCCTTTAATCCAGCCAATGCGATCGCCACGGGTGGTGAACTCATAGGGGCGGATCGGTTCAAAGGTCACGCCTGCGCGCTTCTCGACTTCCGCTTTAAAGGTTTCGACGCCAACGCGCTCCAGA is part of the Pantoea sp. Ep11b genome and harbors:
- the cysD gene encoding sulfate adenylyltransferase subunit CysD, whose translation is MDQKRLTHLRQLEAESIHIIREVAAEFSNPVMMYSIGKDSSVMLHLARKAFYPGTLPFPLLHVDTGWKFREMYEFRDRTVKAMGAELLVHRNPEGVAMGINPFVHGSAKHTDIMKTEGLKQALNKYGFDAAFGGARRDEEKSRAKERIYSFRDRFHRWDPKNQRPELWHNYNGQINKGESIRVFPLSNWTELDIWQYIFLENIEIVPLYLAAPRPVLERDGMLMMIDDDRINLQPGEEITERMVRFRTLGCWPLTGAVESEAQTLPEIIEEMLVSTTSERQGRVIDRDQSGSMELKKRQGYF
- the cysG gene encoding siroheme synthase CysG; this encodes MNYLPLFADLSGRPVLVVGGGDIAARKIELLRRARAHIQIASRELCPELQALLDEQALEWVATEFDPAQLDNVFLVIAATDDNALNTRVFEAANARHKLVNVVDDQPKCTFIFPSIVDRSPLVVAISSSGTAPVLARMLREKIETLLPASLGQMAEVAGLWRDKVKQRFSRMSDRRRFWERAFEGQFASQMSAGNVEEAKQTLDRELQAEPTRQGEIFLVGAGPGDSGLLTLRGLQVMQLADVVLYDHLVSEEVLDLVRRDADRICVGKRASAHTLPQDEINQLLVSLALKGKRVVRLKGGDPFIFGRGGEELQAAQQAGVPFQVVPGVTAAAGATAYAGIPLTHRDYAQSVMFITGHCRPDGHDIDWPSLARARQTLAIYMGTVKAAAISEALITHGRAPSTPVAVISRGTRQDQQVLTGTLEQLEALAASAPTPALLVIGEVVNLHGQLAWFKHSAQQGTRESAVVNLA
- a CDS encoding aminopeptidase, with product MFCSLRLRVATVLFGALISPLALALPAGQFAEQQVRHIATLFPGRMSGSPAELMAADYLQQQFSALGYQTNTRQFNTGYRWQEDDGTQRWHKLTATSVIAARAGSVPQEILIVAHLDTWTPQNSSQARRNLGGLRLQGVDDNASGLGVMLELAQQLSHKPLHYGIRFVALSAGESDLHGMDDYVARMSAREKKNTLLVIDLNSLITGDHLYFNSGMNTPRVVRKQTSERALVLARQQGIPAASYQISHNDFKGPNAFDRAGFPLMDVTASNRALGNKDGGIQRHRSRHFPDGVTRHQTDLDNLSYLDRWLPGQIALRTRDSVRVLLPLISELANPKV
- a CDS encoding YciI family protein, with the protein product MYVVFLNYVRPVEEVEALLAPHIDWLDRYFAAEVFIAAGRKDPRTGGMLLVRDIERERLDAILAEDPFVAVAQYEVTKVNVTRSADAFAALSGI
- a CDS encoding phosphoadenylyl-sulfate reductase; amino-acid sequence: MSQPDLAALNAMSKVQRAMALAATNAQLEKASAEERVSWALENLPGAYVLSSSFGIQAAVSLHLVTRQQPNIPVILTDTGYLFPETYRFIDELADQLNLNLKVFRADTSPAWQEARYGKLWEQGVEGIEKYNEINKVEPMNRALETLGAQTWFAGLRRDQSGSRANLPVLGVQRGVFKLLPIIDWDNRQIHQYLEQHKLKYHPLWDEGYLSVGDTHTTRKWEPGMAEEETRFFGLKRECGLHEG